The Musa acuminata AAA Group cultivar baxijiao chromosome BXJ1-8, Cavendish_Baxijiao_AAA, whole genome shotgun sequence genomic sequence ACTATCTTAAAGACCTTAAACAACATATTAGATATTGAGAACATAGAATAGGTTTAATTATCTCATAAATCATCAAAAATCgagaaaaaaatacatatatttgattagagagttcttcctctaacttgGGAGTGATCCAAAATCCTCTCTAATTAGCCTTCCAAACTTGATTCAAACTAAAAATCACAGTTTTGTGAAGTTTTAAGAGAATGCAAATGTGGGAATGAGAGAAGTGAGTGAGAAAGATACTGAGAGGGTAgaagagtttgagagagtgaaaGAGGGGGAGGAAAGGGTATAAAAACCCTTTCAAATGGATTTGATCGTTATAACTAGTCAGATCTAAGTCGTTCGTCTGTAACGGTCGAAATCTGATAGGTATCGATCGGTACAAGTTAACGATCTAATTTTGACCATTCCGATCATTACATACCCTGTAGCCAGTGATACAAGGTCATTTAGCATATACCACCTAGTACAGGGTGGTTTGCGTGTCAGTCCCCTATTGGATCGGTGTATATCGCTCATACCGGGAGGTATACCACAGCATGACGAACCTTTGGTGAAACTAATGCAATTATATTTCCTATGATTTCTAAGAAAAGTTGCTTAGGTCGTCTATCTCACATCATTCTATTGTGAAGTTTATAGGTCTCCTTTGGATCAAGGATTGGAATATCATACCATACTGGAGTTTCGAGatacgctcggtacggtacggtattgtataTCGAGCGATATGTTTCGGTATAtcgcttgatatatatatatatatatatatatatatatatatatatatatatatatatatatcttctccCCATGCGAGGCGAtggcgcctctcttctccccgagTGAGGTGACATTGTAGAAAAatgaggcgatgccacctctttctatatatatataagtaaaaagaatcttatatatatttatttatatataaaagtaaaaaaaatctgcgatgtcgcctctcttctccccaggcaGGGTGACGTTGTAGAAAAACAAGGagacgtcgcctttatatatatatatatatatatatatatatatatatctcgcccgatagcgggcggtcTGTGTATCGGTCTACTGACGGACTGGTACATAccacccggtacgagcggtattattcgaaattgacgaCCTTGTTTTGGATATATTCATATATTCATAAATTAATTTCTTATCACCGGCTAGAGGTGTACCTAATTGCTCACAAATGTAAACATTTCATATTCTATTCTTTTAATAAACCCATGTATCCATTTCAACAACCTCAAAGTTTAGCAACTTGACTTTTGAAACATGTTTTTCAATATACAACATTCTGTATATGAAAGCATGATTTGtttcttataatttctttttataaactAAGAAGCATCCTATCACAGCCAAGGAGCACACTATCAAATAAAACTCCTGGTGCTTATCCACGCTATCACATAGAACTCCTGAAGCCTTCTTGTATCTGTATCTGACTCCAGATAGCTGCCTTTTTCTGATAatgcttaaatatatttttatatgccTATTAATATATGTTGAAATGCTTGGAAGGtaaacaaagaagaaaagatTATCCAGATTTGGtttctatttttatcttttttttgttgCATTTTGCTTTGCTTTGGGGTTATGGTATTTGTGCTGCTGTGGTTCTCATATTGTACTCTAGAGCTTATGGTATTCAACTATTCATCTTGCTCTGAGCCATCCTTTACTCATTATAGCACTGAATTCAATATTCAGTTGGTTGGTAATAAATTTTAGGCAGTGTTAGGAATTCGATCATATTTTGAATAAACTTTTGATGTTTGTTTCACATCCTTTTCAACTACATCAGACGGAAAGTGCTCTCATATTGTACTCTAGAGCTTATGGTATTCAACTATTCATCTTGCTCTGAGCCATCCTGCTACTCGTTATAGTACTGAATTCATTATTCGGTTGGTTCATAATAATTTTTAGGCAGTGTTAGGAATTAGATCATATTTTGAATAAACCTTTGATGTTTGTTTCACATCCTTTTCAACTACATCAGTCGGAAAGTGCGCAAGGTGAAGCTGCTGCAAGTGCTATGATGGGTCGTGGTCAGGGTGGACCAGCCTTCCGTGGCCGTGGTGGAAGAGGCATGCGGCGGCGTTGATTCCCGTTCAGTTTTTGTCTCCACTTCTACGCTTAAGCTTGATTGAGAGTCGGTGTATCAGGAGAGCTGCTTCTTTTCGCTTCACCACCCCTTTTAACTTATGGACATGAGAAGTTTGGATTGCAGAACCTGCTTGAACTAAATGTTGTCTCAGTTTTGTCGCTGGCATggtttgtattatttgatatttggtaGTGGTTTAAGAATGTGATGTATTCTCTGTAGGTAGAAATGCTTGATTGGAAACTTCTAGCCCATTGGAAACACTTAACAAAAAATTGATTCTATGATCAAGTGATCTCTGATAATAATGTTTCTAGCCCATTTGCATGTTCTTTATTGGAAACTCACTATCGAATATATTTAATTTCTTAAgaatatttaagttttttttatttataatgatgTAAGAGAAGTTTATTACTATATTATTGTTTCCTTATTATCTTTTTTCACTATATCAGAAATCTATGTTTATGATCTTATTTATAATTGTTTATttagaatttatatatttattttgttttaaaataaatattaaggtACGTTTCAACTAGTTGGTTCATCGGTTCATGTGGGTTCATCGGTTCATGTCGGTCCAGATATATCTGTCTTCAGCCACAAGACCGAGACGCAACTGGGTAATGGACGAACTGGCAGGGAAAGCAGCGCTCCATCCATTAAAACCGGTTCAAACTGAATAATTAAAGGTGGAACTaaattgaattattatttttatttgatgtgataaaaataaaatagtttgAACTGGAATCGTTCGAGAGTTATCGAATCGATTCAAGATTGTTTAATCCGATTCGATTAACTGGttaattgatttataattttaaataatttaaaaaatatatatttttttaaatgaattgAATCGAATCTAAATATTGAACCAATTGAATGACCCGGTGATTTTTGTGTGACTTTCACATTTGATTCAGGTTGGATTTCGATCGACTTCGATTCGATTTAAACAACAAATATTTTATACGATGTTGGAGGTGTCAGCATCACActacatcacatcacatcacaatCACCCGGTGAAGAGGTTATATAACGAGCCAAACGGACCAACGGCTGCTCCATCTCCAAGCTTCCGCCTTTCCCTCTTCGAATGCGATCCCCGTTCCTTCGCAAGAAACCTTGGCCGATTCCAATCTCTCCCTCCCCGCTCCCCTTCCGCATAAAGCAAATCTCTTGTCGCCATCATCTTGTCGTTCTCATCCCGTTCTCAGCCCACTTCCTGGATCCGGCGGCGGCAATGGGGGaggagcagaggaagaagaaggatgtGATTCGGTTGGAGCGCGAATCCGTCATTCCGGTTCTCAAGCCCAAACTCATCATGAAACTGGCGTATCTCATCGGTAATCCTGCACTTGTCTCAGATGGTTTTGAGTGGATTGGGTCCCTTTAGGCCTCCAGATTCTCTGTTTTCTGTGTGTAGTTAGTTATAGCTCGAGAAGGTTCCTTCTAAATTCTCAATCTATTaaatataattcataaaaatCCAAGCTCGAACGTTTTTTATATTAGAAATTGGGAGAAATCCGTAAAAGATTTGTGTAGGGTTCGCCTGAATGAGGATATTGTTTCTTACAGAATTCAATAATGGGAATCGGACATCAAGCAGGGGAACAATAAAATCCTAATAGATATATTAGGATCGGTGAAATTTTCAGCATCTTAAAGATCTCGCCCTTATAACTGTCTTTGTCACTGTCTTCACTAAATTCTGGTTTAAATGTGTTCTTAATGTCATTTTTATATGAGAATCCTATAGCTTTTGCTTTCCACAGTAACACTTATACCGACTTAGTCAATATGTTACATTCTAATGTTAAGATGACCTATACACCCAGGGAGGCTAATACTATTCATTGGGTAGccaattttttttagaattaataGGCTTCGTTAGGGAGGAACTAATCATCCCTCTGGTTTATCCTGTTGCTTCACTCTGATGCTCATGGTGCGTCTTATAACCGGTGTGTTTAGTTTTGTTGTTTTGGAAGGAACAAGCTTATACCTACTAAATCATACTCCTTGGATAAAAAAACAATGGGAGACAAGAAAAAGAGAAGTTGCTTAGTTCTTGATATAACTTCCTCATTTCTTTCGCTATTGTGTATGTTGGTGATTGTAGTTGATGGGCTAATAACCAAGCAATTTGGCTTCCTTAATTGAATCTCACTTTTGATATATGATAAATATTCCTAGTTTTGAAGTACCAATTAATCACTAGTAATGATTGATTGTGTATTTCGACGCTCATGACTTTGAATGAGTTGCTTTCATTTTTTCCAGAGCTTGGTACTGACCGAGCTGAATTCCTTAGGCTATGCAAAAGAGTTGAGTACACTATTCGAGCTTGGTACCTTCTACATTTTGAAGATCTTATGGTACTACCTCTCTCCTATTCTTGCAACATATACGGATTGGTGAATGTTTAAGATATCCAATATAGAGTTAACTGTGCACTAATATCATAGCTGTTTTTTGACTATTTTGCACTATGTTATGTTCACTTAGATGAAATCTTGATTGATGATTTCTTTTATCTCAACAACATTGCATCTGCAGCAACTTTACTCACTGTTTGATCCTGTTCATGGTGCTCGGAGATTGGAACAACAGCACTTGTCTGATGAGGAGATCGATGTTCTGGAACTGAATTTTATAACATATTTATTCCAGGTTTTTCAGTTTCCTGGTAACTTTACTGCAGTTTTATCATGATATGAAGTTATGATTTCTCAGTAGACAGCTGAGATGAACAATGTTTTTGGTTTTGGTAAATTAGATTTAAGCTGATCCGATTTCTACATGCAAGATGCTATTTATTGCTTCCTATTCACTCCTTCCAAGATTCTCGTCAGATTGTTTGAGTATTATTTTCTATCCTACTTTTTTAATGGATGATTCCTCCTAAGCATATAAGTGTCCCTGAAGCAATGCTTCGTGTCTTTTACTTGGCATGAGTTCTGTTGCATCAATCTTGTGGTTGGAtacaattgctttggtgacaAGTTTTTATATATCCTAAATATCAATGTTTGAATTGCAATTGGTTTACTCAAATTAGAACAATAAAAGAGAAATAACTTCTAGCAACCAAAATCTTTTTCTTTGGAGCAACAAGACTTCCATTTGCATCGAATTTCCAGTTAAAATAGCCataacaatcataacttctctttTCTGATTGAAGCAGGTAATGGAAAAGAGCAACTTCAAACTAGTGACTGATGAGGAGATTGAAGTTGCGCAATTTGGGCAATATCTCTTAAATCTACCGATCAAAGTGGATGAATCCAAGGTAACATGGTCCAATATATACTTGAAGTGCTTAAAATCTTTGATATTACCTTAATTGATCTTGTAGTTCTTTCGATATCTAGCTGGACAAGAAGCTTCTGCCAAGGTATTTTAAGGAGCATCCTCATGAGAATCTCCCGGGATTTTCTGATAAGGTATTGTCTTATTCTCCTAGAGCATTGTGCTTTTGGCTCCTTTTATGCACACAATACATAACTTACATGTACTAAAATTTACCAATTTCATACTTTTAGTTTACTTGGTGCTCTTAAGACTGCGATATCTCGATGCAATTCGTATTTGTTAAGGTCATCTTGTACCTTTTGTCAAGGAAGATCACGTCTATTCAGTCATATCTTGTCAATTAATGGGATTCTCATTCTCTCCATATAGTGCCATCCTTTTATAAGACGTTTTCAATTTAATATTAGAAtatgataattaaataaaaagttTCATTCCCTGTATTCTTCACGAATATGTAGAATTTTTTAACATATGTTCAAGTATAGTCACATTTATTTTTCTGTGATTTCCcagtaaattttaattttctcccTTATGTTTGCAAATAAATATATCTCTCAGCAACAACTGTAGTGTTCCACTTCATTATGTGAAGTAAAATGGAATAGATGTTTTATCTGTACATCTTATTACACTTTTGTTGCTTAGCTTCCAATCCATGATAATAACACATGAAATCCAAACTGGAACCATCAGAGAATTTTTATCTTTGGAAATGTGATACTTCTTTCCTTGATGAAACAAATATTATCTACTGAATCTATGATGAGTGATAAGATGTTAGAGCGAAAAATGCATTGTATTTTTTATTAATGAACAGAGTATTGTATAATCTGTTTCCTCTAGTGTTGCTCATCTTTTAATACCATGTCTATATGATCTAATACACAGTTATGATGTGACATCATTTCCATTGCAGTATGCTGAAAACCTTTCTTCATGATTAAGATTTTTCTGACCTATGTTCCTTTCGTTTTGGAAGTACATGATTTTTCGCAGGGGGATCGGAATTGATCGTACAACTGATTACTTTATCATGGAGAAATTGGATATGATCATATCTCGTATTTGGATGTGGTTTCTGAGAGTTACTAGGTATTCCTGTGACATTTGTTCTAATAAAAATAGATAACTCTCACTTATACTAGGATGTATTCGATGATTGCAGGCTCGAGAGACTATTCTCCAAAACCGAAAAGTTGATATCCAAGAAAGATACCAAGAAAACTGATGAAATCAGTTCTGATTCAGAGGATCAAGACATATTTGTGGAACGTATTCGAATTGAAAAATTGGAGCTTAGGTTTTAATATTTATATCGGACTTGATTAATTATAAGCTTGATCTGTCAATATTATATACTGATATATTTCATTTCATGTTGACTGCAGTATCGGAAATCTAATCGGCCAGATCACAATCCAAGAGCCAACTTTTGACAGGATGATCGTTGTGTACAGGTAGATACACTCCAGTTATCTGCAAAGAGATAAAGACATCTCCAATTTGCATTTAGGATCACAGAGATTGGATTCTATCATGACTAACATGCTTGAGAAACTTTGTTTTAAGTTACCATGAAAGATAGGAAGAATGTTTTCATTTGTGAATAATCAGATACAAAGATAAAACGTGTGAGAAACATTTAAACTAATACCACGTGTTCAAGAGGCCTATAGATATTATTGttagataatatgagacaattaGTATTAGTAATACCAGAAGAGATAGAGGTACAACTAAgaagattttattaaaaactataaataactcTTAGTTTAACtaaagataaatgatgataaaaaaattgtATAGCTAACCTCAAATAGTTAGAAATTATGCAAAATCCTGATATTCATTGTAACTTTCTACAGGCGAGCAAGCACAAAGACACACATAGAACGAGGAATCTATgtaaaacattttaaaaatattcctatggcTGACATGGAACTAGTATTGGTGAGATTCCTAAACTAAATATCAGGGGCAATACACAAGATATTGAAACTTTTTATGGTATTTATGCTTGACTTATACCCTGAGTTGATCACTAATTCAACAGCCTGAAAAGAAAAACCCAAGTTTGACTCCTATGGACTGGGTCAAGTTCCTCATTTCTGC encodes the following:
- the LOC135587795 gene encoding uncharacterized protein LOC135587795 isoform X1 — protein: MRSPFLRKKPWPIPISPSPLPFRIKQISCRHHLVVLIPFSAHFLDPAAAMGEEQRKKKDVIRLERESVIPVLKPKLIMKLAYLIELGTDRAEFLRLCKRVEYTIRAWYLLHFEDLMQLYSLFDPVHGARRLEQQHLSDEEIDVLELNFITYLFQVMEKSNFKLVTDEEIEVAQFGQYLLNLPIKVDESKLDKKLLPRYFKEHPHENLPGFSDKYMIFRRGIGIDRTTDYFIMEKLDMIISRIWMWFLRVTRLERLFSKTEKLISKKDTKKTDEISSDSEDQDIFVERIRIEKLELSIGNLIGQITIQEPTFDRMIVVYRRASTKTHIERGIYVKHFKNIPMADMELVLPEKKNPSLTPMDWVKFLISAVLGLVTLVSSLEMPKADIWVVIAVISGLVGYCAKVYFTFQQNMTTYQNLITQSMYDKQLDSGRGTLLHLCDDVIQQEVTSRKMFPLLICLMYVLILFCDLDVQVKEVIISYFILMEQGKLTIKDLDHKCEELIREQFHEDINFEVEDAVRKLEKLGIVARDSIGRIYCVPLKRANEIIGTTTEELVIKAQQGLPS
- the LOC135587795 gene encoding uncharacterized protein LOC135587795 isoform X2, with protein sequence MRSPFLRKKPWPIPISPSPLPFRIKQISCRHHLVVLIPFSAHFLDPAAAMGEEQRKKKDVIRLERESVIPVLKPKLIMKLAYLIELGTDRAEFLRLCKRVEYTIRAWYLLHFEDLMQLYSLFDPVHGARRLEQQHLSDEEIDVLELNFITYLFQVMEKSNFKLVTDEEIEVAQFGQYLLNLPIKVDESKLDKKLLPRYFKEHPHENLPGFSDKYMIFRRGIGIDRTTDYFIMEKLDMIISRIWMWFLRVTRLERLFSKTEKLISKKDTKKTDEISSDSEDQDIFVERIRIEKLELSIGNLIGQITIQEPTFDRMIVVYRRASTKTHIERGIYVKHFKNIPMADMELVLPEKKNPSLTPMDWVKFLISAVLGLVTLVSSLEMPKADIWVVIAVISGLVGYCAKVYFTFQQNMTTYQNLITQSMYDKQLDSGRGTLLHLCDDVIQQEVKEVIISYFILMEQGKLTIKDLDHKCEELIREQFHEDINFEVEDAVRKLEKLGIVARDSIGRIYCVPLKRANEIIGTTTEELVIKAQQGLPS